The Antarctobacter heliothermus genome includes a window with the following:
- a CDS encoding DsbA family protein — MNRRGLILSVLALGVAGFGGATWFATRPGPVAEAEPVAPELAGAMIRPYSPILGPAEAPVTIVEFFDPACEACRAFHPIVKDIMAEHGDAVRVVIRYTPFHGEASEEAIRVLEAARMQDVYVPVLEAVLREQPKWASHGAPEPGLILQIAATAGLDAEAARTQMLAPDVVGILNQDRADVETVGVRQTPTFFVNGKPLDPFGEAELRRLVAAEVAAAQG, encoded by the coding sequence ATGAACCGACGCGGCCTGATCCTGTCCGTTCTCGCTCTCGGCGTCGCCGGTTTCGGCGGAGCCACCTGGTTTGCAACCCGCCCCGGCCCGGTGGCCGAAGCGGAGCCTGTTGCGCCGGAACTCGCGGGTGCGATGATCCGCCCCTACTCGCCCATCCTCGGGCCTGCGGAAGCGCCCGTCACGATTGTCGAATTCTTCGACCCGGCCTGCGAGGCCTGTCGCGCCTTTCATCCCATCGTGAAGGACATCATGGCCGAGCATGGGGATGCTGTCCGCGTCGTGATCCGCTACACGCCTTTCCACGGCGAGGCATCCGAGGAAGCGATCCGCGTGCTCGAGGCGGCGCGTATGCAGGACGTTTACGTGCCGGTGCTCGAGGCCGTTCTGCGGGAACAGCCGAAATGGGCGTCGCACGGTGCCCCGGAGCCCGGCCTGATCCTTCAGATCGCCGCCACGGCCGGGCTCGATGCCGAAGCCGCGCGCACGCAAATGCTGGCACCCGATGTCGTGGGAATCCTGAATCAGGATCGTGCCGACGTAGAGACCGTGGGAGTTCGCCAGACGCCCACATTCTTCGTGAACGGCAAGCCGCTCGATCCGTTCGGGGAGGCAGAACTGCGGCGATTGGTGGCAGCCGAAGTCGCTGCCGCGCAAGGCTGA
- a CDS encoding copper chaperone PCu(A)C — MKTHTFTGKLAALLTFGALSVPALAGPGDVVVENAWSRASIGVNRPGAAYMTIRNTGDEPVTLIGLTTPLAMMPEIHETTTNAKGVSSMSPAGEIAIAPGESVALEPGGLHAMLMRLQELMTEGDTFTLTLLFDDGGEVTVEVPILGIAARGPED; from the coding sequence ATGAAAACGCATACTTTCACCGGCAAACTGGCCGCGCTTTTGACCTTTGGAGCGCTCTCAGTGCCCGCGCTGGCCGGACCCGGGGATGTTGTTGTCGAGAACGCGTGGTCCCGCGCTTCCATCGGGGTGAACCGTCCCGGGGCCGCTTACATGACGATCCGCAACACTGGCGACGAGCCAGTGACGCTGATCGGCCTTACAACACCGCTCGCGATGATGCCCGAAATTCACGAGACGACGACAAATGCCAAAGGTGTGAGTTCCATGAGCCCGGCGGGGGAGATCGCGATCGCCCCGGGCGAGAGCGTCGCGCTCGAACCGGGGGGCCTGCACGCAATGCTGATGCGGCTGCAAGAACTGATGACGGAAGGGGACACCTTTACGCTGACCCTGCTTTTCGACGACGGAGGCGAAGTGACGGTCGAGGTGCCGATCCTCGGAATCGCCGCGCGGGGGCCGGAGGACTGA
- a CDS encoding DUF411 domain-containing protein, translated as MKRMTQALAITLALLPAAQVLAEATAIDVRKTNGCGCCLSWMNHLEENGFKPTGQDMNGGLLVRFKLDNGVPQRMVSCHTALIDGYVIEGHVPAADIRRLLEERPDAVGLAVPAMPYGSPGMGPEENREAYDVFLIRKDGSTEVFSSYAEG; from the coding sequence ATGAAACGCATGACCCAAGCTCTGGCAATCACCCTCGCCCTGTTACCAGCGGCCCAGGTCCTCGCAGAGGCAACGGCGATCGACGTCCGCAAGACGAACGGTTGCGGCTGCTGCCTCTCGTGGATGAACCATCTCGAAGAAAACGGGTTCAAGCCGACCGGCCAGGACATGAACGGCGGGCTACTCGTACGTTTCAAGCTCGACAACGGCGTGCCGCAGCGCATGGTCTCCTGCCACACCGCGCTCATTGATGGCTACGTGATCGAAGGCCATGTCCCGGCTGCTGATATTCGCCGGCTTCTCGAAGAGCGCCCGGACGCCGTCGGCCTCGCCGTTCCGGCGATGCCCTATGGCTCGCCCGGCATGGGGCCGGAAGAAAACCGTGAAGCCTATGATGTCTTCCTCATCCGCAAGGACGGGTCGACAGAAGTCTTTTCAAGCTACGCCGAAGGATAA
- a CDS encoding M23 family metallopeptidase, with protein sequence MRLRTLAACVAIAGTVSGAAIAISDLLSKEPVPPELAQAGSWMPQGPEAPRNIDILVTLPATAWAEDAPDLGPLPLLQVAFADVPVRAIEPPLSTWSRDIAPGETLDFLLSEAGLAAPERAAVALALGAEYDLRRLRPGHSVTVVSTMDGSPRTVSLAVEDGVRIEVLFGEQLSTQVVAPDPEIATLAGEAVIDSSIFAALGEAGIPARFSVDLAQMLGGTVDFRREMAGGETLRLLWREARVGEERIGQPELAFAALEIGGSLYEIVWPDDGSGQATIYVDGEVLRVFAQPVEGARLSSVFGRRTHPVFGNVRMHTGVDFAAARGTPVQSTAPGRVSFIGWRGGYGRVVEISHGSDTVTRYAHLSAVPEDLAQGQRVAAGDVIGRVGATGTATGPNLHYEVLVDGRPTDPLSDDRLAEAAEREADDTAALSRLAEARALLNENLGSEIAETATERL encoded by the coding sequence ATGAGGCTCAGAACTTTGGCGGCTTGTGTCGCAATTGCGGGGACGGTTTCGGGGGCGGCCATCGCCATCTCCGATCTTTTGTCGAAAGAACCCGTGCCGCCGGAACTTGCCCAGGCAGGTAGCTGGATGCCCCAAGGTCCTGAAGCCCCTAGAAACATTGACATCCTCGTGACGTTGCCCGCGACGGCATGGGCAGAGGATGCACCCGACCTCGGCCCCCTACCCCTTCTGCAGGTCGCGTTTGCCGACGTGCCGGTACGGGCGATCGAGCCACCGCTGTCGACGTGGTCGCGCGACATTGCGCCTGGCGAGACGCTCGATTTCTTGCTGTCCGAAGCCGGTCTTGCGGCACCTGAAAGAGCCGCAGTTGCCCTCGCGCTTGGCGCGGAATACGATCTGCGACGGCTGCGGCCGGGGCATTCGGTCACTGTTGTCTCGACCATGGACGGCAGCCCCCGCACCGTCTCGCTCGCCGTCGAGGACGGGGTTCGGATCGAGGTGCTTTTCGGCGAGCAGTTGTCCACCCAGGTCGTGGCTCCGGATCCGGAGATCGCAACCCTTGCCGGCGAAGCCGTGATCGACAGTTCGATCTTCGCGGCACTCGGCGAAGCCGGCATACCCGCCCGTTTTTCCGTGGACCTTGCGCAGATGCTGGGTGGGACCGTGGATTTCCGCCGCGAGATGGCCGGTGGCGAGACACTGAGGCTTCTCTGGCGCGAGGCGCGTGTGGGTGAGGAGAGGATCGGACAGCCCGAGCTCGCCTTCGCCGCACTGGAGATCGGCGGTTCGCTTTACGAGATCGTATGGCCGGACGACGGCAGCGGTCAGGCGACGATCTACGTTGATGGCGAGGTGCTGCGCGTCTTCGCACAGCCGGTCGAGGGTGCGCGCCTCAGCTCGGTGTTCGGACGCCGCACGCATCCGGTCTTTGGCAACGTCCGGATGCACACAGGCGTCGATTTCGCAGCAGCACGTGGGACACCGGTTCAATCGACGGCACCGGGGCGGGTCAGTTTCATCGGCTGGCGCGGCGGATATGGTCGCGTGGTCGAAATCTCGCACGGCTCCGACACCGTGACGCGCTACGCGCATCTGAGCGCCGTGCCGGAAGACCTGGCACAAGGCCAACGCGTTGCGGCGGGAGATGTGATCGGCCGCGTCGGCGCGACTGGCACGGCGACAGGTCCGAACCTGCACTACGAAGTCCTCGTGGATGGGCGCCCGACTGACCCCCTCTCTGACGACCGGCTCGCCGAAGCGGCCGAGAGGGAAGCGGATGACACCGCCGCACTCTCGCGCCTCGCCGAGGCGCGCGCGCTTCTGAATGAAAACCTCGGCAGCGAGATTGCCGAAACGGCAACCGAAAGGCTTTGA
- a CDS encoding SCO family protein yields the protein MRRRTMLGYGAAGVGAVALMLFVGWWRVDGPGAPAPTGQRPVALTEMDFRLTDHEGNAVGPETLIGRPTMAFFGFTYCPDVCPTTLSDISGWLDDLGDEAEEMNVAFITVDPERDTVETMAEYVGYFHPGIRGWTGPEEQIARVTDGFSATYERVPTESGDYTMNHTASVFLFAASGRFVTMIDYHEAREFAVPKIRRALEEEMEGAT from the coding sequence ATGCGGCGACGGACAATGCTGGGGTACGGCGCGGCTGGTGTCGGGGCGGTCGCCCTGATGCTCTTCGTCGGTTGGTGGCGGGTTGACGGACCCGGTGCACCCGCACCTACCGGGCAGCGGCCTGTGGCCCTGACCGAGATGGATTTCCGTCTGACGGATCATGAGGGCAACGCGGTCGGGCCGGAAACCCTGATCGGTCGCCCGACGATGGCGTTCTTCGGCTTCACCTACTGTCCCGATGTCTGCCCGACCACGCTCTCTGACATTTCGGGATGGCTCGACGATCTGGGAGACGAGGCCGAAGAAATGAATGTGGCTTTCATCACGGTCGATCCCGAGCGCGACACTGTCGAAACGATGGCCGAATATGTCGGCTACTTCCATCCTGGGATACGTGGCTGGACGGGACCGGAAGAGCAGATCGCGCGCGTCACGGACGGCTTCAGCGCCACCTACGAGCGGGTGCCGACGGAGAGCGGCGATTACACGATGAATCACACCGCGAGTGTCTTTCTGTTCGCAGCCTCGGGGCGGTTCGTCACCATGATCGACTATCACGAAGCCAGAGAGTTCGCGGTGCCGAAAATTCGCCGCGCGCTGGAAGAAGAAATGGAGGGGGCGACATGA